In a genomic window of Scyliorhinus torazame isolate Kashiwa2021f chromosome 5, sScyTor2.1, whole genome shotgun sequence:
- the LOC140421554 gene encoding uncharacterized protein codes for MEKPWQCGDCGMGFNYPSELETHRRIHTGERPFTCSVCGKGFTKLSNLITHQHVHTDQRPFKCADCEKSFKSRKDLLIHQRTHTGERPFTCSVCGKGFTLSPHLLKHQLVHNDERPFKCSDCEKSFKSRKDLLIHERTHTGERPFTCSVCGKGFTRSSDLLKHQLVHTDQRPFKCSDCEKSFKSRKNLLSHHRTHTGERPFTCLECGKGFNDLSNLRTHHQVHSDQRPFKCADCEKKYKSRKNLLIHQCTHTGERPFSCSVCGMGFTQSSLLLSHQLVHTDQKPFKCADCEKSYKSRKNLLIHQRTHTGERPFTCSVCGKGFICSSQLLRHQRVHTGQRPYTCPVCDKKFTQSSHLTSHQLVHTDQKPLKCSDCEKRFKSKLNLLKHQRVHTETES; via the coding sequence atggagaaaccgtggcaatgtggggactgtgggatgggattcaattacccgtctgaattggaaactcatcgacgtattcacactggggaaaggccatttacctgctccgtgtgtgggaagggattcactaagctatccaacctcatcacacaccagcatgttcatactgaccagagaccatttaaatgtgctgactgtgagaagagctttaaaagcagaaaggatttactgatacatcaacgaactcacactggggagaggccgttcacctgctccgtgtgtgggaagggattcactctgtcacccCACCTCCTcaaacaccaacttgttcataatgatgagagaccgtttaaatgttctgactgtgagaagagctttaaaagcagaaaggatttactgatacaCGAACGtactcatactggggagaggccgttcacctgctcagtgtgtgggaagggattcactcggtcatccgaccTCCTGaaacatcaacttgttcacactgatcagagaccttttaaatgttctgactgtgaaaagagctttaaaagcagaaagaatTTACTGTCACATcaccgcactcacactggggagaggccattcacctgtctggaatgtgggaagggttttaatgatttgtcaaacctccggactcaccatcaggttcactctgaccagagaccgtttaaatgtgctgactgtgagaagaagtATAAAAGCAGAAAGAATTTACTGATCCATCaatgcactcacactggggagagaccattcagctgctccgtgtgtgggatgggatttactcagtcatcacTCCTCCTGAGCcatcaacttgttcatactgatcagaaaccttttaaatgtgctgactgtgagaagagctataaAAGCAGAAAGAATTTACTGatccatcaacgcactcacactggggagaggccattcacttgctccgtgtgtgggaagggattcatttgttcatcccagcttctgagacaccagcgagttcacactggacagagaccgtacacgtgccccgtatgtgacaagaaattcactcagtcatcccacctgacttcacaccaacttgttcacactgaccaGAAACCTttaaaatgttctgactgtgaaaagagatttaaaagtaaactgaatctgctgaaacaccagcgagttcacacggaaacagaatcatag